In one Bacillus thuringiensis genomic region, the following are encoded:
- a CDS encoding DUF1641 domain-containing protein, which translates to MAAPIKMIQKQELTEEEIKQKKLDDLKELLANNEDALNQMFNIVGELNDIGMLEAANSMLKAKEPIAKIVLGQVTREPVTNLINNMMGAAGALTELDPELTKKLIGSLLVGLEKGNEHLESNKKVGVFDLMKVLKDPDINRAIGFGLHFLKGMGKGLKEE; encoded by the coding sequence ATGGCTGCACCTATAAAAATGATTCAAAAACAAGAATTAACTGAGGAAGAAATAAAACAGAAAAAATTAGATGATTTAAAAGAGCTTCTAGCTAATAATGAAGACGCTCTAAATCAAATGTTTAATATAGTAGGGGAATTGAATGATATTGGCATGTTAGAAGCAGCTAATTCTATGCTAAAGGCGAAAGAACCAATCGCAAAGATTGTTCTTGGCCAAGTGACTCGTGAGCCTGTTACAAATTTAATTAATAATATGATGGGGGCTGCGGGTGCTTTAACAGAACTTGATCCGGAGCTTACGAAAAAGCTTATAGGTAGCTTATTAGTAGGGCTAGAAAAAGGTAATGAACATTTAGAGAGTAATAAAAAAGTAGGGGTATTCGATCTTATGAAAGTATTGAAAGACCCAGATATTAACCGTGCTATCGGG